The following are from one region of the Paenibacillus sp. JZ16 genome:
- a CDS encoding ArsA family ATPase yields MRIIIYTGKGGVGKTSIAAATAVKMAKQGKRTLILSTDAAHSLADSLAVPIGPDPVQISDNLWGQEVNAIRETERNWGTVQGWITKLLDKAQLKDVTTEEMLVFPGMEELFSLLKIKEHAESGQYDVLVVDCAPTGETLRLLSYPNVLNWWLEKIFPTERKLIKIVRPVAKIVKDIDLPSDDVLDSIERLARGLEEMQRLVLDPEITSVRIVLNPEKMVLAEAKRSFTYLNLFGFNTDAIIVNRVLPDEAGKGFFAHWRDIQKKYEEEIVLNFQPLPILKAPMMQKEVIGLPILEELADIVYGEQVPSAMLYRGRTETIREDDGDMLLELSIPFVEKADLDLTQTGDELTVDAGAYKRKVILPRTLMGREVIGARYAKDRLIIRFGKRELTAQGEVEDQ; encoded by the coding sequence ATGAGGATCATCATCTACACAGGCAAAGGTGGCGTCGGCAAGACGAGTATTGCGGCGGCGACGGCAGTGAAAATGGCCAAACAAGGCAAACGGACCCTTATTCTCAGTACAGATGCGGCACATAGCTTAGCAGATTCGCTGGCGGTACCGATCGGACCGGATCCCGTCCAAATCAGCGACAACTTGTGGGGGCAGGAAGTGAACGCGATCCGCGAGACGGAGCGCAATTGGGGAACCGTCCAGGGCTGGATCACGAAATTACTCGACAAAGCGCAGCTTAAAGATGTCACTACAGAAGAAATGCTCGTGTTCCCAGGTATGGAGGAGCTTTTCAGTTTGCTGAAAATCAAGGAACATGCTGAAAGCGGGCAATATGACGTACTGGTGGTGGATTGCGCCCCGACCGGAGAGACGCTGCGGCTGCTTAGCTATCCAAACGTATTGAATTGGTGGCTGGAGAAGATATTCCCGACCGAACGCAAATTGATCAAGATCGTGCGGCCTGTGGCCAAAATTGTAAAGGATATCGATCTTCCTTCGGATGACGTGCTGGACAGCATCGAGCGGTTAGCACGCGGCTTGGAGGAAATGCAGCGGCTCGTTCTGGATCCGGAGATCACGTCGGTCAGGATCGTGCTGAATCCGGAGAAGATGGTGCTTGCCGAAGCGAAGCGCTCCTTTACCTATTTGAATCTGTTCGGGTTCAATACGGATGCCATTATCGTTAATCGGGTGCTGCCGGATGAGGCAGGGAAAGGATTCTTCGCGCATTGGCGGGACATTCAAAAGAAATACGAGGAAGAAATCGTATTGAACTTTCAGCCGCTTCCGATTCTGAAGGCGCCTATGATGCAAAAGGAAGTTATCGGACTCCCTATTCTTGAGGAATTAGCGGATATCGTTTATGGAGAGCAGGTTCCTTCTGCCATGTTATATCGTGGCAGAACGGAGACGATCCGGGAGGATGACGGAGACATGCTGCTGGAGCTTTCCATTCCTTTTGTCGAGAAGGCGGATCTTGATTTAACGCAGACAGGTGACGAATTAACGGTAGATGCAGGCGCCTACAAACGCAAGGTCATCCTACCAAGAACGCTGATGGGCCGCGAAGTTATAGGCGCAAGGTATGCGAAGGACCGTCTTATCATCCGATTTGGCAAACGGGAATTGACTGCACAAGGAGAGGTTGAAGATCAATGA
- a CDS encoding MarR family winged helix-turn-helix transcriptional regulator has protein sequence MTGIQHLYDLFLKTGLRPFAFMTDTLQLEQKVTRSDMSTLLILLLRGDLTMSQLASEMGAPLSSMTSIAKRLERKGLIARATSAQDQRVKLVTLTQEGLQLAKEWEQIMMAMLSRLETAFTPEEMEQFTTLLFKAARVFQDGGPVTLQEKKRHSVKIQIEE, from the coding sequence GTGACCGGTATCCAACACCTATATGACCTTTTCCTCAAGACCGGTCTGCGTCCGTTTGCTTTTATGACCGATACGCTTCAGCTTGAACAAAAAGTGACTCGCTCCGATATGTCAACGCTGCTTATTTTGCTCCTCCGCGGAGATTTGACGATGTCGCAGCTGGCCTCCGAGATGGGGGCACCTTTAAGTTCGATGACAAGCATAGCTAAACGGCTTGAACGTAAAGGCTTGATTGCACGGGCTACGTCTGCACAAGATCAACGGGTTAAGCTCGTCACGCTGACGCAGGAAGGTCTGCAGCTGGCAAAGGAATGGGAGCAAATCATGATGGCGATGCTGAGCAGATTGGAGACGGCATTTACGCCTGAGGAAATGGAGCAATTCACGACACTACTGTTCAAGGCAGCCAGAGTCTTCCAGGATGGGGGACCTGTAACGCTTCAAGAAAAGAAACGTCACTCTGTAAAGATTCAGATTGAGGAATAA
- a CDS encoding family 16 glycosylhydrolase: MKRSQISERRYRQKVLSLFLAVMILAGIGLLPTSKVQAADAAGTTITSMSYFSAADGPVITKSGVGEASYGFVMPLFNGGSATWNDVAQDLGVKVKVNGSWVDIDSVGSFVYNQNWGHWNDGGFTGYWFTLSATTEIQLYSKANGVTLEYSLVFENINKTTITAMTPTQGPQITAGFTGGAGFTYPIFNNDPAITYAAVADDLKVYVKPVNSSQWIDIDNNAASGWIYDQNFGQFTDGGGGYWFNVTESINVKLESKTSSANIVYTITFNEPVRNSYVLTPYEGTTFTADASGAIGIPLPKIDGGAPIGTELGKFVYQININGQWVDLDNSSQSGFVYAANGYNNMSDANQWGYWADHIYGLWFQPIQEDMQIRIGYPLNGQAGGSVGSNFVNYTLIGNPDAPRPDVTDQEDIPIGTPSDSAIEGMNLIWQDEFNETTLDNSKWNYETGYYLNDDPNTWGWGNSELQHYTNSAQNVFVQDGKLNIKALNEPKSFPQDPSRYAQYSSGKINTKDHFSLTYGRVDFRAKLPTGNGIWPALWMLPQDHVYGTWAASGEIDVMEARGRLPGATSGAVHFGGQWPTNRHLSGEYHFPEGQTFANDYHVYSVVWEEDNIKWYVDGKFFFKVTRDQWYSAAAPNNPNAPFDQPFYLIMNLAIGGTFDGGRTPDPSDIPATMQVDYVRVYKEGQGGGQNPGNVSVTGVTVNPTTAQVEVGQSVQLNASVAPSNATNKQVTWSVASSGIASASVSASGLVTGLAPGTTTVTATTADGNKTASASIIVVPAPSTVIVIGDEAKGLKKIGDDLLFYVNGATFADLHYKINNGGQLNVAMAPKGNGNYTYPVNNLKHGDTVEYFFTYNPGQGALDTPWLTYVHGVTQGTPE, translated from the coding sequence ATGAAGCGATCTCAGATTTCGGAAAGGCGGTATAGGCAAAAGGTATTGAGTTTGTTCTTGGCGGTCATGATACTGGCTGGCATCGGCTTATTGCCGACTTCGAAGGTTCAGGCAGCTGACGCTGCTGGAACCACCATCACCTCGATGTCTTATTTTTCAGCTGCGGACGGACCTGTCATCACAAAATCAGGAGTCGGGGAAGCCAGCTACGGTTTTGTCATGCCGCTATTCAACGGTGGCTCTGCCACCTGGAATGATGTTGCCCAGGACCTGGGAGTAAAGGTGAAAGTAAATGGCAGCTGGGTCGATATCGACAGTGTCGGCAGCTTTGTCTATAACCAGAACTGGGGCCACTGGAACGACGGCGGCTTTACCGGCTATTGGTTCACGCTCTCCGCAACAACGGAGATTCAGCTGTACTCCAAAGCCAATGGGGTCACGCTTGAATATTCACTCGTTTTTGAAAACATCAACAAAACAACCATCACGGCGATGACCCCGACGCAAGGACCGCAAATTACGGCAGGGTTTACGGGCGGTGCCGGCTTTACCTATCCGATATTCAACAATGACCCGGCCATTACCTATGCGGCCGTAGCGGATGATTTGAAAGTGTACGTGAAGCCTGTCAACAGCAGCCAATGGATCGATATCGACAACAATGCAGCCAGCGGCTGGATCTATGATCAGAACTTTGGTCAATTTACCGATGGAGGCGGCGGCTATTGGTTTAACGTAACGGAATCGATTAACGTCAAATTAGAATCGAAGACCTCTTCGGCTAACATCGTCTATACCATCACCTTTAATGAGCCCGTAAGAAACTCTTATGTCCTTACGCCTTATGAAGGAACGACCTTTACAGCTGATGCAAGCGGCGCTATCGGCATCCCGCTGCCTAAGATTGACGGGGGCGCTCCAATCGGCACCGAGCTTGGCAAATTCGTATACCAGATTAACATCAACGGACAGTGGGTGGATCTGGACAATTCAAGCCAGAGCGGATTTGTATATGCCGCTAATGGCTACAATAACATGTCCGATGCCAATCAGTGGGGATATTGGGCCGACCATATCTATGGCCTATGGTTCCAGCCGATCCAGGAGGATATGCAGATCCGTATCGGCTATCCGCTAAATGGGCAGGCAGGTGGAAGTGTGGGCAGCAATTTTGTCAACTATACCTTGATTGGCAACCCGGATGCTCCGCGCCCGGATGTAACCGACCAGGAGGATATTCCGATCGGAACGCCAAGCGACTCTGCCATCGAGGGCATGAATCTCATCTGGCAGGATGAGTTTAACGAAACGACGCTCGATAACAGCAAATGGAATTATGAAACAGGGTATTATCTCAATGATGATCCGAATACCTGGGGTTGGGGCAACTCGGAGCTGCAGCACTATACCAATAGTGCGCAAAATGTTTTTGTACAGGACGGAAAGCTTAATATCAAGGCCTTGAACGAGCCAAAATCCTTCCCGCAGGATCCTAGTCGGTATGCACAATACTCCTCTGGCAAAATTAACACCAAAGATCATTTCTCCCTCACATACGGCCGAGTGGATTTCCGTGCCAAGCTGCCTACCGGTAACGGCATCTGGCCTGCGCTCTGGATGCTTCCGCAGGATCATGTGTACGGAACATGGGCAGCCTCCGGCGAAATCGATGTGATGGAAGCAAGAGGACGCTTGCCAGGTGCGACGAGCGGCGCCGTACACTTTGGGGGCCAATGGCCGACGAACCGGCATCTTTCCGGTGAGTATCACTTCCCTGAAGGCCAAACCTTTGCCAATGACTATCATGTCTATTCGGTCGTCTGGGAAGAGGACAATATTAAATGGTACGTGGATGGCAAGTTCTTCTTTAAGGTAACCCGCGATCAATGGTATTCCGCAGCCGCGCCGAACAATCCGAACGCCCCATTCGATCAGCCGTTCTACCTCATTATGAACCTGGCGATCGGCGGCACCTTTGACGGCGGCCGGACCCCGGATCCGTCCGATATCCCTGCAACGATGCAGGTGGACTATGTCCGTGTTTATAAAGAAGGGCAAGGCGGTGGCCAGAATCCAGGAAACGTGTCCGTTACCGGCGTAACGGTGAATCCGACCACGGCACAGGTGGAAGTCGGGCAAAGTGTTCAACTAAACGCCAGCGTGGCGCCGTCCAATGCAACGAATAAGCAGGTCACGTGGTCGGTTGCGAGCAGCGGCATCGCATCCGCATCCGTGAGTGCAAGCGGTCTCGTGACCGGGCTCGCTCCGGGCACGACAACCGTCACGGCGACAACCGCTGACGGCAATAAAACAGCCAGCGCCTCGATTATCGTTGTACCGGCACCGTCCACCGTGATCGTCATCGGTGATGAGGCGAAGGGCCTGAAGAAGATCGGCGATGACCTGCTGTTCTATGTCAATGGCGCGACCTTTGCCGATTTACATTATAAGATCAATAATGGCGGGCAATTAAACGTAGCCATGGCCCCAAAGGGGAACGGCAACTATACCTACCCTGTCAACAACCTGAAGCATGGTGATACCGTCGAATACTTCTTTACCTATAACCCGGGGCAAGGAGCACTGGACACCCCTTGGCTGACGTATGTTCATGGGGTAACGCAAGGAACACCGGAGTAA
- a CDS encoding helix-turn-helix domain-containing protein, protein MEKEFILTHKLLTLLDSEYRWFTLAEIEEQIGVSDKTIRKIIDEAKQELPPSIHFEISRGKGVILHYDKRNVAIGEVISSMYRQRTFYQLLAVLFAEGGRYSLEELADKLYMSSSSLKKLIIRLNNHELKPYHLRIAYSMPEVKGSEISIRYFYWKMFYDAYEFSGWPFTDIDQAQIHEYITAIESENDIVYFLNAKRSLSFLAAIMITRVLQGKYADVQSGSYDWENRMLHASVATLARALEQRYAIHLPLDEIRFLQAMFSLGQYNYYDEAKVSAMLSREKANLMQIEEEKYQIINHFLMLALAAFPAIDMNDRFIWEIGDFFEKLRLENALPDLIAISASSLTEYVQRDCRPMYQSVKSCMQEWSQRYPGMRYNDYHLTKLTLLISSSLRYNSKKAFLLIGEEFSIRHYVAKLIKNEIGDELIINTSIMEGLTDEMIQKHGIDFVISTFPVKLNTVPVVIISTIPTKRDLENIRKELMQP, encoded by the coding sequence ATGGAAAAGGAATTCATACTGACACACAAGCTGTTGACCCTGCTCGATTCCGAATATCGCTGGTTCACCCTTGCCGAGATTGAAGAGCAGATTGGCGTATCGGACAAAACCATCCGTAAAATTATCGATGAAGCCAAGCAGGAGCTTCCTCCTTCCATACATTTCGAGATTTCGCGGGGAAAAGGCGTCATTCTCCATTATGATAAACGAAATGTCGCGATTGGCGAAGTCATCTCTTCCATGTACAGACAGAGAACCTTCTACCAACTGCTCGCTGTGCTTTTTGCCGAGGGAGGGCGTTACTCGCTGGAAGAGCTGGCAGACAAGCTGTATATGAGCTCTTCTTCGCTGAAAAAGCTGATCATCCGGCTGAACAACCATGAATTGAAGCCATACCATTTGCGCATTGCGTATTCCATGCCAGAGGTCAAAGGCAGTGAAATCAGTATTCGTTATTTTTACTGGAAAATGTTTTACGATGCCTATGAATTTTCCGGCTGGCCATTTACCGACATCGACCAAGCCCAGATCCATGAGTACATTACGGCGATCGAGTCGGAGAATGACATCGTGTATTTCCTTAACGCTAAGCGCAGCTTGTCGTTTCTGGCGGCAATCATGATTACCCGAGTGCTGCAGGGCAAATACGCGGATGTTCAGAGCGGGTCATATGACTGGGAGAATCGCATGCTTCACGCCTCTGTTGCCACACTGGCCAGAGCGCTGGAGCAGCGGTACGCCATTCATTTGCCGCTGGACGAAATCCGGTTTCTGCAGGCCATGTTCAGCTTGGGCCAATACAATTATTATGATGAAGCGAAAGTCAGCGCGATGTTATCGAGGGAGAAAGCGAATCTGATGCAAATCGAGGAGGAAAAATATCAAATCATCAATCATTTCCTCATGCTGGCGCTTGCCGCGTTCCCTGCGATCGATATGAACGACCGGTTCATCTGGGAAATCGGGGATTTCTTCGAGAAGCTCCGGCTGGAAAATGCGCTTCCCGATCTAATCGCCATCTCGGCAAGCAGCCTGACGGAATATGTCCAAAGGGATTGCCGCCCCATGTATCAAAGCGTAAAGAGCTGCATGCAGGAATGGAGCCAGCGTTACCCCGGCATGCGGTATAACGACTATCATCTGACGAAGCTGACGCTGTTGATCAGCTCCAGCCTGCGCTATAACAGCAAAAAAGCTTTCCTGCTGATCGGCGAGGAATTCTCCATCCGCCATTACGTCGCCAAGCTCATCAAGAATGAAATCGGCGACGAGCTGATCATCAACACCTCCATTATGGAGGGGCTTACCGATGAAATGATTCAGAAGCACGGCATCGATTTCGTGATCAGCACGTTTCCAGTTAAGCTGAATACAGTACCCGTGGTCATTATTTCAACGATACCGACCAAACGGGATTTGGAAAATATCCGCAAGGAATTAATGCAACCATGA
- the deoD gene encoding purine-nucleoside phosphorylase, protein MSIHLGAQQGDIAERVLLPGDPLRAKFVAEHFLEEVYCYNEVRGMYGYTGLYKGVPVSVQGTGMGNPTMSIYATELIQDYGVKKLIRIGTCGAMQKELQVRDIVLAQAVSSDSNLMEKIFHGCNYAPTADYPMLSKAHQLAQEKQVNVFVGNIYNSDEFYRETLDRLHKFMEFGVLAVEMESAALYTLAAKYGVRALSILTVGSHLLTNERSSHQDSEKSFHDMVEVALHTILADE, encoded by the coding sequence ATGAGCATACATTTGGGAGCACAACAGGGAGATATCGCAGAACGCGTGCTGCTGCCCGGCGATCCGCTGCGGGCGAAGTTTGTGGCTGAGCACTTTTTGGAGGAGGTATATTGTTACAACGAAGTGAGAGGCATGTACGGGTACACCGGCCTTTATAAAGGCGTTCCCGTTTCTGTCCAAGGTACGGGAATGGGCAACCCGACCATGAGCATATATGCGACGGAGCTGATTCAGGATTACGGGGTCAAAAAGCTGATCCGCATCGGTACTTGCGGCGCCATGCAAAAAGAACTTCAGGTCCGCGACATCGTACTGGCCCAAGCCGTATCCTCGGACAGCAATCTGATGGAAAAAATATTTCATGGCTGCAATTACGCGCCAACCGCTGATTACCCCATGCTAAGCAAAGCGCATCAGCTGGCTCAGGAGAAGCAGGTGAATGTCTTTGTCGGCAACATCTATAATTCCGATGAATTCTATAGGGAAACATTGGACCGTCTTCATAAATTCATGGAGTTCGGCGTGCTCGCGGTCGAGATGGAAAGCGCCGCCCTGTACACGCTGGCTGCTAAGTACGGCGTCAGGGCCCTGTCCATATTGACGGTAGGCAGTCATCTGCTGACCAATGAGCGCTCGTCCCATCAAGACAGCGAGAAGTCCTTCCACGACATGGTCGAGGTCGCGCTCCATACCATTTTAGCGGACGAATAG
- a CDS encoding ECF transporter S component → MGIKRGFKYDFSLLAILLIPIGIAINFVGAQIILLLKLPIYLNTIGTILTAMIAGPWVGMITGASTNLVVGITNPVSFAFTPVQMAVGLVVGLLSMRGMYTKLWKVILSSFAVVLTVLIVASPIQVLMFGGATGNSSDAVVATFLASGQQIWTAVFSTKILVESVDKIISNVIAFVIVMKMSPRYLSKLNYGAAFIKKK, encoded by the coding sequence ATGGGAATCAAACGCGGATTTAAATATGATTTTTCGTTGTTGGCCATTTTGTTGATCCCGATCGGGATCGCCATCAACTTTGTCGGGGCGCAAATCATTCTGCTGCTCAAGCTGCCGATATACCTGAACACCATCGGGACGATTCTGACGGCCATGATCGCCGGTCCTTGGGTCGGTATGATTACGGGGGCCAGCACCAATCTTGTTGTCGGCATAACGAACCCGGTCTCGTTCGCATTTACGCCTGTACAAATGGCCGTCGGTCTGGTGGTCGGCCTGCTCTCGATGAGAGGCATGTATACGAAGCTGTGGAAAGTGATCTTGTCTTCATTCGCAGTCGTACTGACCGTTCTGATCGTGGCTTCTCCGATCCAGGTGCTGATGTTCGGCGGAGCGACCGGCAACTCTTCGGATGCCGTGGTTGCTACATTCCTGGCCTCCGGTCAACAGATTTGGACAGCGGTATTCTCAACCAAAATCCTGGTGGAAAGCGTCGACAAAATCATCAGCAACGTCATTGCCTTTGTCATCGTGATGAAGATGTCCCCAAGATACTTGTCCAAGCTCAATTACGGTGCAGCTTTTATCAAAAAGAAATGA
- a CDS encoding energy-coupling factor transporter transmembrane component T, translating into MHNERSLLSRLYPTTKFMITIALCMAAFIVPGYGFSYAILPICMVLAYFAGSFKEFSNLAIKALLMIVVFIFILQSFFYPGNDILWSWSIFSIKREGLEFALFLTSKIVAVASAFILFFRITKVKDLVHSLEQIGLPSKVTYVILSTLQLIPEMKKLTHVIMDAQKTRGVETEGKLLVRMKAFLPTLSPLILGSVASTEERVLTLESRAFSANVKKSSIYKLEKTKHDRLVRMLLVVLLAILIVWRVAL; encoded by the coding sequence GTGCATAACGAACGGTCCCTGTTAAGCCGTCTTTATCCAACAACCAAGTTTATGATTACCATCGCTTTATGTATGGCCGCATTTATCGTGCCCGGCTACGGGTTCAGCTACGCGATTCTGCCGATTTGTATGGTCCTCGCCTACTTTGCCGGCAGCTTTAAGGAGTTTTCCAATCTGGCGATCAAGGCACTGCTGATGATTGTTGTGTTCATCTTTATCCTGCAGAGCTTCTTCTACCCTGGCAACGACATTCTGTGGAGCTGGAGCATCTTCTCCATCAAGCGGGAGGGACTGGAGTTCGCCCTGTTCCTGACATCCAAAATCGTGGCGGTGGCCTCGGCCTTCATTCTGTTCTTCCGCATCACCAAGGTCAAGGATTTAGTCCATTCCCTGGAACAGATCGGCCTGCCGTCCAAAGTAACCTATGTCATCTTGTCCACCTTGCAGCTCATTCCGGAGATGAAAAAGCTGACCCACGTCATTATGGATGCCCAAAAAACACGAGGCGTTGAAACCGAAGGCAAGCTGCTTGTCCGCATGAAGGCCTTCCTGCCCACCCTTAGTCCACTCATCCTCGGATCCGTGGCCAGCACGGAGGAACGGGTACTGACGCTGGAGTCGAGAGCCTTCTCGGCCAATGTCAAAAAGAGCAGCATCTACAAACTGGAGAAAACAAAGCATGACCGGCTGGTTCGAATGCTGCTGGTCGTACTGCTTGCTATCTTAATCGTCTGGAGAGTTGCGCTATGA
- a CDS encoding energy-coupling factor ABC transporter ATP-binding protein codes for MSIITIKNLSYQYPISESDALKNVNVTIERGKLYALIGANGGGKTTLCNVIRGFIPHFYKGDLRGEVLIEGKDIREWEMGELSQKIGYVFQNPFTQISGVKDNVFEEIAFGLENLGMEPALIREKVDQVIKMLEIDYLREKNPFELSGGQKQRVALASIIVMEPDVLVIDEPTSQLDPKGTEEVFKIIELMKKKGKTIILVEHKIELIAEYADDVILLNGGEVAMQGSSQEILTDERALAFGAALPQYSLFGLDMRQRGMDLGSIPLTEKEAMDAVKTWMKKGVNA; via the coding sequence ATGAGTATCATTACGATCAAGAATCTATCCTACCAATATCCGATCAGCGAGTCCGATGCGCTCAAGAACGTGAATGTAACGATCGAAAGAGGCAAGCTGTATGCGCTGATCGGGGCCAACGGAGGCGGAAAAACGACCCTGTGCAACGTCATCCGCGGGTTTATCCCCCACTTCTATAAGGGAGATCTGCGCGGCGAGGTGCTGATCGAAGGCAAGGATATCCGCGAATGGGAAATGGGCGAGCTCTCCCAAAAAATCGGCTATGTGTTCCAGAATCCTTTTACACAGATCAGCGGCGTGAAGGATAACGTCTTTGAAGAGATTGCCTTCGGCTTGGAAAATCTAGGCATGGAGCCCGCACTGATCCGGGAGAAGGTGGATCAGGTCATCAAGATGCTGGAGATCGATTATTTGCGGGAGAAAAACCCGTTCGAGCTCTCCGGCGGCCAGAAGCAGCGGGTTGCGCTCGCTTCCATCATCGTCATGGAGCCAGATGTGCTCGTGATTGACGAGCCGACCTCGCAGCTTGATCCGAAGGGAACGGAAGAAGTGTTCAAGATTATCGAGCTGATGAAGAAGAAGGGGAAAACCATTATTCTCGTCGAGCACAAAATCGAGCTGATTGCCGAATATGCCGACGATGTCATCCTGCTGAATGGGGGTGAAGTGGCCATGCAAGGCAGCTCGCAGGAGATTCTCACCGATGAGCGCGCACTAGCATTCGGAGCTGCACTTCCCCAATATTCGCTGTTCGGCCTGGACATGCGCCAACGGGGAATGGATCTTGGCAGCATCCCGTTAACTGAAAAAGAAGCCATGGATGCCGTCAAGACATGGATGAAGAAGGGGGTTAACGCATGA
- a CDS encoding energy-coupling factor ABC transporter ATP-binding protein — protein MSFLTLTNVSFAYPNGYKAVDGVNMSFRKGESVAIVGQNGAGKTTTVKMMNGLLKPSEGDVVIDGWNTRDYTTAQISRKVGYVFQNPDDQIFHNDVYSEIEFGPRKLGLSEEQVKANVMKAAELAGVVPFLKDNPYNLPYSMRKFVTIASVIAMDSSVIILDEPTAGQDLPAMARLAHLIEALNQEGKTIITITHDMEFVVNNFQRVIVMANRQVIADDDKRAIFWNLDVLEQAMLKQPHISRLSHSLDIGHNILAIPELADELAKHK, from the coding sequence ATGAGCTTTCTGACTTTGACGAATGTTTCCTTTGCCTACCCAAACGGCTACAAAGCGGTGGACGGCGTCAATATGTCCTTCCGAAAGGGCGAATCCGTTGCCATCGTCGGCCAGAACGGGGCGGGTAAAACGACCACCGTCAAGATGATGAACGGGCTGCTCAAGCCCTCCGAGGGGGATGTCGTCATCGACGGCTGGAATACACGGGATTATACCACCGCCCAAATATCAAGAAAGGTCGGCTATGTGTTCCAGAACCCGGACGACCAAATTTTTCATAACGACGTGTACAGCGAGATTGAATTCGGTCCCCGCAAGCTGGGCCTATCGGAAGAACAGGTCAAAGCAAACGTCATGAAAGCGGCGGAGCTGGCAGGCGTCGTCCCGTTTCTTAAGGACAATCCGTACAACCTGCCCTACTCCATGCGTAAATTCGTAACGATTGCCTCCGTCATAGCGATGGATTCCAGCGTCATCATTCTGGATGAGCCGACGGCAGGCCAGGATCTTCCGGCTATGGCGCGTCTCGCCCATCTGATCGAGGCTTTAAACCAGGAAGGAAAAACCATCATCACCATCACACATGATATGGAATTTGTCGTGAACAACTTCCAGCGGGTCATCGTCATGGCGAACCGTCAGGTCATTGCGGATGACGACAAGCGGGCCATCTTCTGGAATCTGGATGTGCTGGAGCAGGCGATGCTGAAGCAGCCGCATATCAGCAGGCTCAGCCACTCCCTGGATATCGGCCATAACATCCTGGCAATACCAGAGCTTGCGGACGAGCTTGCCAAGCATAAGTGA
- a CDS encoding nucleoside hydrolase, which yields MEQVKHILLDVDTGVDDALALIFAVKSNKLHIEGITTVFGNVDVKQATENTLRVLQLAQPGYEIPVAMGADAPLFRPRRENVTAIHGANGLAGYVLPKARQSPVNERASDFIVRKVREQAHDITLVFTGRLTNLAVALAKDPSIAQKAKLVLMGGAIKMPGNITPVSEANIHGDPEAAHRVFESGIPITMVGLDVTGKAKFGEAHYQQLMSGFTEEQAELKAFMHHIFTFSFEASDRLNEGRYRLMHDPLALAVVEDASLVETEDYYVYIETKGQISSGATLVDFRRPQSRTNASVCMQVREEAFMQHYIRTVLS from the coding sequence ATGGAGCAGGTTAAACACATCCTCTTGGATGTGGATACCGGCGTGGATGATGCCCTGGCGCTTATCTTTGCCGTCAAGTCCAATAAGCTGCATATAGAAGGCATTACAACGGTATTCGGCAACGTAGATGTGAAGCAGGCGACGGAGAATACGCTCCGAGTGCTGCAATTGGCGCAGCCCGGCTACGAAATTCCCGTTGCCATGGGAGCGGATGCCCCTTTATTTCGCCCTCGCCGGGAGAACGTCACCGCCATCCATGGAGCCAACGGCCTGGCCGGATATGTACTGCCAAAGGCACGCCAATCGCCGGTGAACGAGAGGGCATCCGATTTCATCGTGCGGAAGGTGCGGGAACAGGCGCATGACATTACGCTTGTCTTCACCGGCAGGTTAACCAATTTAGCGGTGGCGCTCGCCAAGGACCCGTCGATCGCTCAGAAAGCCAAGCTGGTGCTGATGGGAGGCGCCATCAAGATGCCGGGCAATATAACACCCGTGTCCGAGGCCAACATCCACGGCGACCCCGAAGCGGCGCATCGGGTGTTCGAGTCCGGAATTCCGATTACGATGGTAGGCCTGGACGTGACCGGAAAGGCGAAGTTCGGCGAGGCTCATTATCAACAACTCATGAGCGGCTTCACGGAGGAACAGGCGGAGTTAAAAGCTTTCATGCATCACATCTTCACCTTCAGCTTTGAGGCAAGCGACCGCTTGAACGAAGGCAGATACCGGCTGATGCATGATCCGCTGGCGCTGGCTGTCGTTGAGGATGCCTCCCTCGTGGAGACGGAGGATTATTACGTCTATATCGAGACAAAAGGACAGATTTCCTCCGGTGCGACGCTGGTAGACTTCAGACGTCCGCAGTCACGGACCAATGCCTCTGTCTGCATGCAGGTTCGTGAAGAAGCATTCATGCAGCATTATATTCGAACGGTGCTGTCATAA